From the genome of Streptomyces sp. NBC_01341, one region includes:
- a CDS encoding SpoIIE family protein phosphatase produces MDDRAGALSLPDDWPAHPDLSLALNRMGSFDWDLDSGLMHMDEPALDVFDLRADEYDGDPATLGQRVPTDEAVRLDAMVSQALKSGRSNYGAYFRRTRPDGTLCWTHTQGFIRRDGTGRPRRIIGIVRDATQELAESTARRTVDEERRRRTSLVEGTTAALAHARTVKDVTEVLKSSRGLANLGATSLVMGLLESGRIHLVADGPEGAFVQGTRYTRVDEPYPMSEVIRTLTPRFIESADDFATSYPILWPNISHLGITAAAYMPLIAQARPIGALGLLYGDKAGFTADERNLLVALGSSIAQSLQRAMLYEQEHDLAEGLQQAMLPRRIPEVPGAQVAVRYRSARLGRDIGGDWYDIIALPGGRVGAVIGDVQGHDTHAAAVMGQLRIVLRAYAAEGHSPATVMARASVFLHELDTDRFATCTYAEADLTTGVVQLVRAGHVDPALRDVDGSCRKLPVDGGLPLGLSAEFGRLEYPVSTVDLDPGQTMILYTDGMVELPGTDLDDGMRLLASTVADGPEDLQRLADRLCEVVDERGGEDDMAVLLLRRNAAHAPHPGGRLQQHVAQNDPEALSSCRHMIRAAVRAWGAKERADEVELAADELITNALMHTDGGAIVTIRVLTGPERRLRVDVEDRSSALPRRRDAGESGVSGRGLMLVDRLADVWGVESRGNGKCVWCEFLIQGHR; encoded by the coding sequence ATGGATGATCGGGCGGGTGCCCTGTCACTCCCGGACGACTGGCCCGCCCACCCGGATCTCAGCCTCGCCCTGAACCGAATGGGCAGCTTCGACTGGGATCTGGACAGCGGCCTCATGCACATGGACGAGCCCGCCCTCGACGTGTTCGACCTGCGAGCCGACGAGTACGACGGCGACCCGGCGACGCTCGGACAGCGCGTGCCCACGGACGAGGCGGTCCGGCTCGACGCAATGGTCTCCCAGGCGCTGAAGAGCGGCCGGAGCAACTACGGCGCGTACTTCCGCCGCACGCGGCCCGACGGAACCCTGTGCTGGACCCACACCCAGGGGTTCATCCGCCGGGACGGCACCGGCCGGCCCCGCCGGATCATCGGCATCGTCCGCGACGCCACCCAGGAGCTGGCCGAGTCCACGGCGCGCCGGACGGTCGACGAGGAACGCCGGCGGCGCACCAGCCTCGTCGAGGGCACCACGGCCGCCCTGGCCCACGCGCGGACGGTCAAGGACGTCACCGAGGTCCTGAAGAGCTCCCGGGGTCTCGCGAACCTCGGGGCTACGAGCCTCGTCATGGGCCTGCTGGAGTCCGGCCGGATCCACCTCGTGGCCGACGGCCCCGAAGGGGCGTTCGTGCAGGGCACCCGCTACACCCGGGTGGACGAGCCGTACCCGATGAGCGAGGTGATCCGCACGCTCACCCCCCGCTTCATCGAGAGTGCCGACGACTTCGCCACCTCGTACCCGATCCTCTGGCCGAACATCAGCCACCTCGGGATCACCGCCGCCGCGTACATGCCGCTGATCGCGCAGGCCCGTCCGATCGGGGCACTCGGGCTCCTCTACGGCGACAAGGCCGGATTCACGGCCGACGAGCGGAATCTGCTCGTCGCCCTCGGCAGTTCGATCGCCCAGAGCCTCCAGCGGGCCATGCTCTACGAGCAGGAGCACGACCTCGCCGAGGGCCTCCAGCAGGCGATGCTGCCGCGCCGGATCCCGGAGGTGCCGGGGGCCCAGGTCGCCGTCCGCTACCGCTCCGCCCGGCTGGGCCGCGACATCGGCGGCGACTGGTACGACATCATCGCGCTTCCCGGCGGCCGGGTCGGTGCCGTCATCGGCGACGTGCAGGGGCACGACACGCACGCGGCGGCCGTCATGGGCCAGCTCAGGATCGTGCTGCGCGCCTACGCCGCCGAGGGCCACAGCCCGGCCACGGTGATGGCGCGGGCCTCCGTCTTCCTCCACGAACTCGACACCGACCGCTTCGCCACCTGCACCTACGCCGAGGCCGACCTGACCACCGGAGTGGTTCAGCTGGTCCGGGCCGGGCACGTCGACCCCGCTCTCAGGGACGTGGACGGCAGTTGTCGCAAGCTGCCCGTGGACGGCGGGCTGCCGCTGGGGCTCTCCGCCGAGTTCGGGCGGCTCGAGTACCCGGTCAGCACCGTCGACCTGGACCCGGGCCAGACGATGATCCTCTACACCGACGGCATGGTGGAACTCCCGGGAACGGACCTCGACGACGGCATGCGGCTGCTCGCCTCGACCGTGGCCGACGGTCCGGAGGACCTGCAGAGGCTGGCCGACAGACTCTGCGAGGTCGTCGACGAGCGCGGTGGCGAGGACGACATGGCGGTGCTGCTCCTGCGCCGTAACGCCGCCCACGCCCCGCACCCGGGCGGCCGGCTCCAGCAGCACGTGGCGCAGAACGACCCGGAGGCCCTCAGTTCGTGCCGCCACATGATCCGGGCCGCGGTACGCGCCTGGGGCGCCAAGGAGCGCGCGGACGAGGTCGAACTCGCCGCCGACGAGCTGATCACCAACGCGCTGATGCACACCGACGGAGGCGCCATCGTCACCATCCGGGTGCTCACCGGACCCGAACGGCGTCTCAGGGTCGACGTCGAGGACCGCTCCAGCGCGCTGCCGCGCCGCAGGGACGCGGGGGAGTCCGGGGTCTCGGGCCGCGGCCTCATGCTCGTCGACCGACTGGCCGATGTCTGGGGAGTGGAGTCCCGGGGCAACGGCAAGTGCGTGTGGTGCGAGTTCCTCATCCAAGGGCACCGGTAG
- a CDS encoding SDR family NAD(P)-dependent oxidoreductase, whose translation MTVTEDSPELAPGTDEFGPGVDPERLAVCLSVLDELNTIEVDHPDAVAVRRATAGIYRTVKQRRRQERRAAKTAHDKAVTEATATGSAERIDDETQGVLPSSSATAEIAGILQRPRSCYICKTRYVEVDAFYHQLCQSCAKENRDRRDARTDLTGRRALLTGGRAKIGMYIALRLLRDGAHTTITTRFPNDAIRRFKAMPDSDDWIHRLKIVGIDLRDPAQVVALADSVAAEGPLDILINNAAQTVRRSPQAYSELLGAESAPLPPGELPAAEVIGTFGSGTVDRVAALPAARQESQGLSAQDVTDLALVTGSASPARIAAGTAIDAGGLVPDLHDTNSWIQTVEEVEPIELLEVQLCNSTAPFILISRLRPAMARTASKRAYVVNVSAMEGVFGRGYKGAGHPHTNMAKAALNMLTRTSAQEMFEKDRILMTAVDTGWITDERPHPDKMRLAEEGFHAPLDLVDGAARVYDPIVRGEEGEELYGCFLKDYAPAGW comes from the coding sequence ATGACGGTGACAGAGGACAGCCCGGAGCTCGCTCCCGGTACCGACGAGTTCGGTCCCGGTGTCGACCCGGAGAGGCTGGCCGTCTGCCTGAGCGTGCTGGACGAGCTGAACACCATCGAGGTGGACCACCCCGACGCCGTCGCCGTGCGCCGGGCCACCGCGGGTATCTACCGCACCGTGAAGCAGCGCCGGCGCCAGGAGCGGCGTGCCGCGAAGACGGCGCACGACAAGGCCGTCACCGAGGCCACGGCGACCGGTTCCGCCGAACGCATCGACGACGAGACGCAGGGGGTCCTCCCGTCCTCCTCGGCCACCGCCGAGATCGCGGGCATCCTCCAGCGCCCGCGGTCCTGCTACATCTGCAAGACCCGGTACGTCGAGGTGGACGCCTTCTACCACCAGCTCTGCCAGTCGTGCGCCAAGGAGAACCGGGACCGGCGCGACGCACGGACGGACCTCACGGGACGCCGCGCCCTGCTCACCGGCGGCCGGGCGAAGATCGGGATGTACATCGCGCTGCGGCTGCTGCGCGACGGCGCGCACACCACCATCACCACACGCTTCCCCAACGACGCGATCCGACGCTTCAAGGCGATGCCCGACAGCGACGACTGGATCCACCGCCTGAAGATCGTCGGCATAGACCTGCGCGACCCGGCCCAGGTCGTGGCCCTCGCCGACTCGGTCGCCGCGGAGGGCCCGCTGGACATCCTGATCAACAACGCCGCGCAGACCGTACGCCGCTCCCCGCAGGCCTACAGCGAGCTGCTCGGTGCCGAGTCCGCGCCGCTGCCCCCGGGGGAACTCCCCGCCGCCGAGGTCATCGGGACGTTCGGCAGCGGCACGGTCGACCGGGTGGCGGCCCTGCCCGCGGCGCGGCAGGAGAGCCAGGGGCTCAGCGCGCAGGACGTCACGGATCTCGCGCTGGTCACCGGGTCCGCCTCACCGGCGCGCATCGCCGCCGGCACCGCGATCGACGCGGGCGGCCTGGTCCCGGACCTGCACGACACCAACAGCTGGATCCAGACCGTCGAGGAGGTCGAGCCGATCGAGCTCCTCGAGGTCCAGCTCTGCAACTCGACGGCGCCCTTCATCCTGATCAGCCGGCTCCGCCCGGCGATGGCCAGGACAGCGTCGAAGCGTGCCTACGTGGTCAACGTCTCCGCGATGGAAGGCGTGTTCGGCCGTGGTTACAAGGGCGCGGGCCACCCGCACACGAACATGGCCAAGGCGGCGCTGAACATGCTGACCCGGACCAGCGCGCAGGAGATGTTCGAGAAGGACCGCATCCTGATGACGGCCGTGGACACCGGCTGGATCACGGACGAGCGCCCGCACCCCGACAAGATGCGCCTCGCGGAGGAGGGCTTCCACGCCCCCCTCGACCTCGTCGACGGCGCGGCGCGGGTCTACGACCCGATCGTCCGCGGCGAAGAGGGCGAGGAGCTGTACGGCTGCTTCCTCAAGGACTACGCGCCCGCCGGCTGGTGA
- a CDS encoding YndJ family protein, with amino-acid sequence MSVLVGLIVMLGMLVIVPLGLRLAGDPGLDRIRRLWPLFAIPGALSLWLPRGTTAGALALCYALGTLALAAHAPLRLARTRRARPADVALLTALVTPSVAALALVAERSGHALFGFELGILALTVPHFHFAGFAAALVAGLVCRTEDGPAGRFAALSVPSGTLLVLVGYFTGDGTELAGAVVLTAGMWTVALLTWRTARAPGRDRTTGVLLAVSAAVLVATMVLALSWALGEATGLPHPTLTWMAATHGLGNALGFALCALLARRRLQDLTRPEGGTA; translated from the coding sequence GTGTCCGTACTGGTCGGCCTCATCGTGATGCTGGGCATGCTGGTGATCGTGCCCTTGGGCCTCCGGCTCGCCGGGGACCCGGGACTGGACCGCATCCGACGGCTGTGGCCCCTCTTCGCGATCCCCGGAGCCCTGTCCCTGTGGCTCCCGCGCGGCACCACCGCCGGCGCACTCGCCCTCTGCTACGCACTCGGGACACTGGCCCTCGCGGCCCACGCCCCGCTGCGCCTGGCCCGCACGCGCCGCGCGCGTCCCGCGGACGTGGCACTGCTCACGGCGCTCGTCACCCCGTCGGTCGCCGCACTCGCTCTCGTGGCCGAGCGCTCCGGCCACGCACTGTTCGGATTCGAGCTCGGCATCCTCGCGCTGACGGTGCCGCACTTCCACTTCGCCGGGTTCGCCGCCGCCCTCGTCGCCGGACTCGTCTGCCGGACCGAGGACGGTCCGGCAGGCCGCTTCGCCGCCCTGAGCGTGCCGTCCGGCACCCTGCTCGTCCTCGTCGGCTACTTCACCGGCGACGGGACCGAGCTGGCCGGGGCGGTCGTCCTCACCGCCGGCATGTGGACCGTCGCCCTTCTCACCTGGCGCACCGCACGTGCCCCCGGCCGCGACCGCACCACGGGCGTCCTGCTCGCCGTCTCGGCCGCGGTACTCGTGGCGACGATGGTGCTCGCGCTGAGCTGGGCGCTCGGCGAGGCCACCGGGCTGCCCCACCCCACACTGACCTGGATGGCCGCCACGCACGGACTCGGCAACGCACTGGGCTTCGCGCTCTGCGCGCTGCTCGCCCGGCGCCGGCTCCAGGACCTCACCCGGCCGGAAGGCGGAACCGCATGA
- a CDS encoding DUF1990 family protein has translation MSTLTYPEVGATRLGPLPEGYHHLHHRAPVGRGRAEFEAAGTAVTEWRVHRAAGAGVSASAARAAAGVLVEVSAGFGRFRVTAPCEVVWAVYEDNRTGFAYGTRARHPERGEESFVVELADDGTVWFTVTAFSRPARWYARLAGPLVPLAQRWYARRLGNVLRRSVSAA, from the coding sequence ATGAGCACCCTCACCTACCCCGAGGTCGGAGCCACCCGGCTCGGCCCCCTCCCTGAGGGATACCACCACCTGCACCACAGGGCCCCCGTCGGCAGGGGACGGGCGGAGTTCGAGGCTGCGGGCACCGCTGTCACCGAGTGGCGCGTGCACCGGGCGGCCGGGGCAGGTGTGAGCGCCTCTGCGGCCCGGGCGGCGGCCGGAGTCCTTGTCGAGGTATCGGCGGGGTTCGGACGGTTCCGCGTCACCGCTCCCTGCGAGGTCGTCTGGGCTGTGTACGAGGACAACCGCACCGGCTTCGCCTACGGCACCCGCGCGCGGCACCCCGAACGCGGCGAGGAGAGCTTCGTCGTGGAGCTCGCGGACGACGGCACCGTCTGGTTCACCGTGACGGCCTTCTCGCGGCCCGCCCGGTGGTACGCACGGCTCGCCGGCCCACTCGTGCCGCTCGCCCAGCGGTGGTACGCGCGCCGGCTCGGAAACGTGCTGCGCCGCTCCGTGTCGGCCGCCTGA
- a CDS encoding lipase maturation factor family protein, with protein MEWFTAEGYWLSRLVFQRSLAAVYLVAFVAAALQFRALIGARGMLPVPDLLRSTSWRAAPGLFRLHYSDRFFALVAWTGAAVSLALLAGADSHLPLGAAMALWAVPWVLYLSIVQVGQVWYGFGWESLLLETGFLAVFLGNADTAAPVLVLWLLRWLLFRVEFGAGLIKIRGDECWRRLTCLDFHHETQPMPGPLSWFFHRLPRPVHRLEVAANHVTQLVVPFLLFTPQPVASGAAGLMVATQLWLVLSGNFAWLNWLTIVLALAAVDWSPIAGSPPAQAAPPLWYEVVVCGVTALVVLLSYRPARNLASRRQAMNRSFDPLHLVNTYGAFGSISRMRLEVVVEGTREPVVHEGTRWLEYGFRGKPGDPRRLPRQFAPYHLRLDWMMWFAALSPAYARPWFGPFVERLLRGDRDTLRLLGHNPFPEGPPAHIRARVFHYRFTDVRELRATGRWWERTYVRDFMRPMARPLPLRPDDGAA; from the coding sequence ATGGAGTGGTTCACCGCCGAGGGCTACTGGCTGAGCAGGCTGGTCTTCCAGCGCTCCCTGGCCGCCGTGTATCTGGTCGCGTTCGTCGCCGCCGCGCTTCAGTTCCGGGCGCTGATCGGCGCCCGGGGCATGCTGCCCGTGCCTGATCTCCTGCGGAGCACGTCCTGGCGCGCGGCTCCGGGGCTGTTCCGGCTGCACTACTCCGACCGCTTCTTCGCCCTGGTCGCGTGGACGGGCGCCGCGGTGTCGCTCGCCCTCCTGGCCGGGGCCGACTCACATCTTCCGCTGGGGGCCGCGATGGCCCTGTGGGCGGTGCCCTGGGTGCTGTATCTGTCGATCGTCCAGGTCGGCCAGGTCTGGTACGGCTTCGGATGGGAATCGCTCCTGCTGGAGACCGGGTTCCTCGCCGTGTTCCTCGGCAACGCCGACACGGCTGCCCCGGTGCTGGTCCTCTGGCTCCTGCGCTGGCTGCTCTTCCGGGTCGAGTTCGGGGCGGGACTCATCAAGATCCGGGGGGACGAGTGCTGGCGCCGGCTGACCTGTCTGGATTTCCACCACGAGACGCAGCCCATGCCAGGCCCTCTGAGCTGGTTCTTCCACCGGCTGCCGAGACCCGTCCACCGGCTGGAGGTCGCGGCCAACCACGTCACCCAACTGGTGGTGCCGTTCCTGCTGTTCACCCCCCAGCCGGTGGCGAGCGGCGCGGCGGGGCTGATGGTGGCCACCCAGCTCTGGCTGGTCCTGTCGGGGAACTTCGCGTGGCTGAACTGGCTGACGATCGTGCTCGCCCTCGCCGCGGTCGACTGGTCACCGATCGCCGGCTCCCCACCCGCGCAGGCCGCGCCACCGCTCTGGTACGAGGTGGTGGTGTGCGGGGTCACCGCCCTGGTCGTGCTGCTCAGCTACCGGCCGGCGCGCAACCTCGCCTCCCGCCGTCAGGCGATGAACCGGTCGTTCGACCCGCTGCACCTGGTCAACACCTACGGGGCCTTCGGGAGCATCAGCAGGATGCGGCTGGAGGTGGTGGTCGAGGGGACCCGTGAGCCCGTGGTCCACGAGGGGACGCGCTGGCTCGAATACGGCTTCCGCGGAAAACCCGGCGACCCGCGCAGGCTTCCTCGCCAGTTCGCCCCGTACCACCTGCGGCTCGACTGGATGATGTGGTTCGCGGCGCTCTCCCCCGCGTACGCGCGCCCCTGGTTCGGGCCGTTCGTCGAGCGGCTGCTGCGGGGCGACCGCGACACGCTGCGGCTCCTGGGCCACAACCCGTTCCCCGAGGGGCCGCCCGCGCACATCCGGGCCAGGGTCTTCCACTACCGCTTCACGGACGTGCGGGAACTGCGTGCGACCGGCCGCTGGTGGGAACGGACCTACGTGCGCGACTTCATGCGACCGATGGCAAGGCCGCTTCCGCTCCGGCCGGACGACGGGGCGGCCTGA
- a CDS encoding MFS transporter has translation MSDIGAAGQRTVTTRIPARLDRLPWSRWHWMIVIGLGTVWILDGLEVTVVGNIASRLSEEGSGLAISGAQVTGIAAALYVAGACSGALVFGWLTDRFGRKKLFLITLAVYLAATALTAVSFSAWWFFLFRFLTGFGIGGEYAAINSAIDELIPSKYRGRVDLIINGSFWLGAVAGSLLSVVALDSDIFPKDIGWRLTFALGVVLGLVILLVRRHVPESPRWMFIHGRDEEAEKLVDSVEHEVEEETGTRLPQAEPAITVRQRKSIGFGLIARTVFRSYPKRAVLGLSLFVGQAFLYNAITFGFGSILVTFFDVSSGTTGYYFAVIAFCNFLGPLLLGRLFDTVGRKPMIAGTYILSGLLLFGTAALFGAGWLTAVTMTGCWCLVLFVASAGASSAYLTVSEIFPMETRAMAIAFFYAVGTAAGGITGPLVFADLTGSGEVGDTVLAFCIGAALMVAAGLVASFFAVAAEQKSLEDIATPLSVSEDKG, from the coding sequence GTGAGCGATATCGGCGCGGCAGGGCAGAGGACGGTCACGACCAGGATTCCCGCCCGGCTGGACCGGCTGCCCTGGTCCCGATGGCACTGGATGATCGTCATCGGGCTCGGCACCGTCTGGATCCTCGACGGACTCGAGGTGACGGTCGTCGGGAACATCGCCAGCAGGCTCTCGGAGGAGGGAAGCGGACTGGCCATCAGCGGTGCCCAGGTCACCGGCATCGCCGCCGCGCTCTACGTGGCGGGAGCCTGTAGCGGAGCGCTGGTCTTCGGCTGGCTCACCGACCGCTTCGGGCGCAAGAAGCTGTTCCTCATCACCCTCGCCGTCTACCTGGCGGCCACGGCGCTCACCGCGGTCTCCTTCTCGGCCTGGTGGTTCTTCCTCTTCCGCTTCCTCACCGGCTTCGGGATCGGCGGGGAGTACGCGGCCATCAACTCGGCCATCGACGAACTGATCCCCAGCAAGTACCGCGGGCGGGTCGACCTCATCATCAACGGCAGTTTCTGGCTCGGGGCGGTGGCCGGCTCCCTGCTCTCCGTTGTGGCGCTGGACAGCGACATCTTCCCGAAGGACATCGGCTGGCGGCTCACCTTCGCACTCGGCGTCGTCCTCGGCCTCGTCATCCTGCTGGTGCGCCGGCACGTGCCCGAAAGCCCGCGCTGGATGTTCATCCACGGGCGCGACGAGGAGGCGGAGAAGCTCGTCGACTCGGTGGAGCACGAGGTCGAGGAGGAGACCGGAACCCGCCTGCCGCAGGCGGAACCCGCCATCACCGTCCGGCAGCGCAAGAGCATCGGCTTCGGGCTCATCGCCCGGACGGTCTTCCGCTCCTACCCGAAGCGGGCGGTCCTCGGGCTCTCCCTCTTCGTGGGCCAGGCCTTCCTCTACAACGCCATCACCTTCGGGTTCGGCTCGATCCTGGTGACGTTCTTCGACGTGTCGAGCGGCACCACCGGCTACTACTTCGCGGTCATCGCGTTCTGCAACTTCCTTGGGCCGCTCCTCCTCGGCCGCCTCTTCGACACGGTCGGACGCAAGCCGATGATCGCGGGGACCTACATCCTGTCCGGTCTGCTGCTGTTCGGGACGGCGGCACTGTTCGGGGCCGGGTGGCTCACCGCCGTCACCATGACCGGCTGCTGGTGCCTCGTCCTCTTCGTCGCGTCCGCGGGGGCCAGTTCCGCCTACCTGACCGTCAGTGAGATCTTCCCCATGGAGACCAGGGCGATGGCCATCGCGTTCTTCTACGCCGTGGGCACGGCCGCCGGAGGCATCACCGGCCCCCTGGTCTTCGCCGACCTGACGGGCAGCGGCGAGGTGGGCGACACGGTCCTGGCGTTCTGCATCGGGGCCGCTCTCATGGTCGCCGCCGGACTGGTCGCCTCCTTCTTCGCGGTCGCGGCCGAGCAGAAGTCCCTTGAGGACATCGCGACCCCGCTGTCGGTCAGTGAGGACAAGGGATGA